One window from the genome of Pseudonocardia hierapolitana encodes:
- a CDS encoding sensor histidine kinase has protein sequence MSAEPGVDLREWPVWRPVDPAATRRVRLRSVIASAVFLAFLVRNVIEEWGGSAAALVAVASAYAASYLLTLYFGPLYGPAGRTLLIGWLYVIGAAFALVTGDPSDLTMLAYAVAAGIILLPLRWGAALGLLTTAAVMAGTRAVDGAVDWSDTFVLLMMTAGVVAVTQLIRTVNQLRAAHDRIRALAVADERSRLARDLHDVLGHSLTTITVKTGLARRILESGADPGRALTELGDAERLSRQALTEIRATVSGYRRPSLAAELAGAHEALRAADIAGDLPQAVDDVAEELREPFAYVLREGVTNVIRHSGATRCVVRMGPRCLEIRDDGRPTDGVEAGSGLTGLTERMAAVGGRLTAESLPAKGFRLYAEA, from the coding sequence GTGAGTGCCGAGCCGGGCGTCGACCTCCGGGAATGGCCGGTCTGGCGCCCCGTGGACCCCGCGGCCACCCGCCGGGTCCGGCTGCGGAGCGTGATCGCCTCCGCGGTGTTCCTGGCCTTCCTCGTGCGCAACGTGATCGAGGAGTGGGGCGGGTCCGCGGCCGCACTGGTCGCCGTCGCCTCGGCGTACGCAGCGAGCTACCTGCTCACGCTGTACTTCGGACCGCTGTACGGGCCGGCCGGGCGGACCCTCCTCATCGGCTGGCTGTACGTCATCGGTGCCGCGTTCGCGCTGGTGACCGGCGACCCGAGCGACCTGACGATGCTGGCTTACGCGGTGGCCGCCGGGATCATCCTGCTGCCGCTGCGGTGGGGCGCAGCGCTCGGCCTGCTCACCACCGCCGCGGTGATGGCCGGCACGCGGGCGGTGGACGGCGCGGTCGACTGGAGCGACACGTTCGTGCTGCTCATGATGACCGCAGGCGTGGTGGCCGTGACCCAGCTGATCCGCACGGTCAACCAGCTCCGCGCCGCGCACGACCGCATCCGCGCGCTCGCCGTGGCCGACGAGCGGTCCCGCCTGGCCAGGGACCTGCACGACGTACTGGGCCACAGCCTCACCACGATCACCGTCAAGACCGGCCTGGCCCGGCGGATCCTGGAGAGCGGGGCCGATCCGGGACGGGCCCTCACCGAGCTGGGCGACGCCGAGCGGCTGTCCCGCCAGGCGCTCACGGAGATCCGCGCCACCGTGTCCGGTTACCGGCGGCCCTCGCTGGCCGCCGAGCTCGCCGGGGCCCACGAGGCGCTGCGGGCGGCCGACATCGCGGGGGATCTCCCGCAGGCCGTCGACGACGTCGCGGAGGAGCTGCGGGAGCCGTTCGCGTACGTCCTGCGCGAGGGCGTCACCAACGTGATCCGGCACAGCGGCGCCACCCGCTGCGTCGTCCGGATGGGCCCGCGCTGCCTGGAGATCCGCGACGACGGCCGGCCCACCGACGGGGTCGAGGCCGGGAGCGGCCTCACCGGTCTCACCGAACGGATGGCCGCCGTGGGCGGCCGGCTGACCGCGGAATCGTTGCCGGCCAAGGGTTTCCGCCTGTACGCGGAGGCGTGA
- a CDS encoding response regulator transcription factor, with protein sequence MIRVLLADDQALVRGALAAMLDLEPDIEVVADVGDGDEVVEAARRASPDVALLDVQMPGTDGLTAAQRLHAALPTCRIVMCTTFGRPGYFARAMAAGAAGFVVKDSPPEQLVEAIRRVHAGLRVVDPGLAAESLARGVSPFTERERDVLRAARDGANVADIARAVNLSGGTVRNHLSSVIGKTGAANRAEAARIAEENGWL encoded by the coding sequence ATGATCCGGGTGCTGCTGGCCGACGACCAGGCGCTCGTCCGCGGTGCACTGGCGGCGATGCTCGACCTGGAGCCCGACATCGAGGTGGTGGCCGACGTCGGCGACGGGGACGAGGTCGTCGAGGCCGCCCGCCGCGCTTCGCCCGACGTCGCACTGCTGGACGTGCAGATGCCCGGCACGGACGGGCTGACCGCGGCGCAGCGGCTGCACGCCGCGCTGCCGACCTGCCGCATCGTCATGTGCACGACGTTCGGCAGGCCGGGCTACTTCGCCCGTGCCATGGCCGCAGGCGCCGCCGGCTTCGTGGTGAAGGACTCGCCGCCGGAGCAGCTGGTGGAGGCGATCCGCAGGGTGCACGCGGGGCTGCGCGTGGTCGACCCCGGACTGGCCGCGGAATCCCTCGCCCGCGGCGTCAGCCCGTTCACCGAACGGGAGCGCGACGTGCTGCGCGCGGCCCGGGACGGCGCGAACGTCGCCGACATCGCCCGCGCCGTGAACCTGTCGGGCGGCACCGTCCGCAACCACCTGTCCTCCGTGATCGGCAAGACGGGCGCCGCCAACCGCGCAGAGGCCGCCCGCATCGCCGAGGAGAACGGCTGGCTGTGA
- a CDS encoding nuclear transport factor 2 family protein, with protein MSDETGARQAVEAELEAVEDEWARAIVSNDAARIAGFMADDWVMVSASGVTTKEQFLSVVESGALTHSAMDRVGDSRVRAHGDTALLTARMTNTAHYEGRRFDADEWVTDVFVHRGGRWLCVLSQITPVA; from the coding sequence ATGTCGGACGAGACCGGTGCACGACAGGCGGTCGAGGCGGAGCTGGAGGCCGTCGAGGACGAGTGGGCACGCGCGATCGTCTCGAACGACGCCGCACGGATCGCCGGCTTCATGGCGGACGACTGGGTGATGGTCTCCGCGTCCGGCGTGACGACCAAGGAGCAGTTCCTGTCCGTGGTCGAGTCCGGGGCGTTGACCCACTCGGCCATGGACCGCGTCGGCGACTCCCGGGTGCGGGCCCACGGTGACACGGCGCTCCTCACCGCGCGCATGACGAACACCGCGCACTACGAAGGCAGGCGGTTCGACGCCGACGAGTGGGTGACGGACGTGTTCGTGCACCGCGGTGGTCGCTGGCTCTGCGTGCTGAGCCAGATCACCCCCGTCGCCTGA
- the pcaG gene encoding protocatechuate 3,4-dioxygenase subunit alpha yields the protein MSDLLTPSQTVGPFLSIGLTWSDGHLVVPEGSPGAIRISGIVRDGAGAPVPDGVIETWQADADGRFDHPDDPRGASGSGFAGFGRCPTDGEGHYQIVTVKPGALGDGQAPHIDVTVLARGLLDRLVTRIYFPDETEANAADPLLSSLPPERAATLVAEHAGEGELRFDIRLQGEGETVFLQI from the coding sequence ATGAGTGACCTGCTCACCCCGTCGCAGACGGTCGGGCCGTTCCTGTCGATCGGCCTGACCTGGTCCGACGGCCACCTGGTCGTCCCCGAGGGCAGCCCGGGGGCGATCCGCATCTCCGGCATCGTGCGCGACGGCGCGGGCGCCCCGGTGCCCGATGGCGTGATCGAGACCTGGCAGGCCGACGCCGACGGCCGCTTCGACCACCCCGACGACCCGCGGGGCGCCTCCGGCTCCGGGTTCGCCGGATTCGGCCGCTGCCCGACCGACGGCGAGGGCCACTACCAGATCGTCACGGTGAAGCCGGGCGCGCTGGGGGACGGGCAGGCGCCGCACATCGACGTCACGGTGCTGGCGCGCGGGCTGCTCGACCGGCTCGTCACCCGCATCTACTTCCCGGACGAGACCGAGGCCAACGCCGCCGACCCGCTGCTGTCGTCGCTTCCGCCCGAACGCGCGGCCACCCTGGTGGCCGAGCACGCAGGCGAGGGCGAGCTGCGGTTCGACATCCGCCTGCAGGGCGAGGGGGAGACGGTCTTCCTCCAGATCTGA
- the pcaH gene encoding protocatechuate 3,4-dioxygenase subunit beta, with translation MTLAQPAGYRQPPPGTHPPLDHPGYKSTALRAPSQAPIVLPNRLTEVTGPLLTAGHSDLIGPSDHDLTTQHAGEPIGQRIVVFGRVLDSDGRPVPDTLVEVWQANASGRYPHKNDNWAGALDPNFTGGGRVLTNNKGEYSFTTIKPGAYPWGNHHNAWRPAHIHFSLFGRAFTQRLVTQMYFPDDPLFGQDPIFNSVPDPKARERMISTFDLEATRPEWALAYRWDIVLRGREQTPFEEPHE, from the coding sequence GTGACGCTCGCCCAGCCCGCCGGCTACCGGCAGCCACCGCCGGGCACGCACCCGCCGCTGGACCACCCCGGCTACAAGAGCACCGCCCTGCGGGCGCCGTCGCAGGCGCCGATCGTGCTGCCGAACCGGCTCACCGAGGTCACCGGACCGCTGCTGACGGCGGGCCACAGCGACCTGATCGGCCCCAGCGACCACGACCTCACCACCCAGCACGCGGGCGAGCCGATCGGCCAGCGGATCGTCGTGTTCGGCCGCGTCCTCGACAGCGACGGGCGTCCCGTGCCCGACACGCTCGTCGAGGTGTGGCAGGCCAACGCGTCCGGCCGCTACCCGCACAAGAACGACAACTGGGCCGGCGCGCTCGACCCGAACTTCACCGGCGGCGGGCGGGTGCTCACCAACAACAAGGGCGAGTACTCGTTCACCACGATCAAGCCCGGCGCCTACCCGTGGGGCAACCACCACAACGCGTGGCGCCCGGCGCACATCCACTTCTCGCTCTTCGGTCGCGCGTTCACCCAGCGGCTCGTCACGCAGATGTACTTCCCGGACGACCCCCTGTTCGGCCAGGACCCGATCTTCAACTCGGTCCCGGACCCGAAGGCCCGCGAGCGCATGATCTCGACGTTCGACCTCGAGGCCACCCGGCCGGAGTGGGCGCTCGCCTACCGCTGGGACATCGTGCTGCGCGGCCGCGAGCAGACCCCCTTCGAGGAGCCCCATGAGTGA
- a CDS encoding 4-hydroxybenzoate 3-monooxygenase has translation MRTQVGIVGAGPAGLLLSHLLALSGIDSVVLETRSREYVQQRVRAGVLEHPTVELLREVGLAERLDREGMPHEGISLRFEGVDHRIDFTDLVGRGITVYGQQEVVKDLITRRLADGGDLRFEVSDVVLDGLADSPVISYTDTTGTRHELRCDIVAGCDGFHGISRDTYSPEVFDREYPYAWLGILAKAAPTQHELAYANHANGFALYSMRSPEITRLYLQVPPDTDLADWPDNRIWDELATRLAADGFTLNEGPVLEKGVTGMRSFVAEPMRHGRLFLAGDAAHIVPPTGAKGMNLAVADVRVLAEALTAYLAGGDEAGLDAYSDTCLRRVWRAEHFSWWMTSMLHNAPDGDPFTRRLQLSQLHYTVTSRAAATSLAENYTGLPHRAMHV, from the coding sequence ATGCGCACGCAGGTCGGCATCGTCGGGGCGGGACCAGCGGGGCTGCTGCTGTCGCACCTCCTGGCCCTCTCCGGCATCGACTCGGTGGTGCTCGAGACCCGCAGCCGCGAGTACGTGCAGCAGCGGGTGCGGGCGGGTGTGCTGGAGCACCCCACCGTGGAGCTGCTGCGCGAGGTCGGGCTCGCCGAGCGGCTCGACCGCGAGGGGATGCCGCACGAGGGGATCTCGCTGCGCTTCGAGGGCGTGGACCACCGCATCGACTTCACCGACCTCGTCGGCCGCGGGATCACCGTGTACGGGCAGCAGGAGGTCGTGAAGGACCTGATCACCCGGCGCCTCGCCGACGGCGGCGACCTTCGTTTCGAGGTCTCCGACGTGGTGCTCGACGGCCTCGCAGACTCGCCGGTGATCTCCTACACCGACACCACCGGCACCCGCCACGAGCTGCGCTGCGACATCGTCGCAGGCTGCGACGGCTTCCACGGGATCAGCCGCGACACGTACTCGCCGGAGGTGTTCGACCGCGAGTACCCCTACGCGTGGCTCGGGATCCTCGCCAAGGCCGCCCCCACCCAGCACGAGCTCGCCTACGCCAACCACGCGAACGGGTTCGCGCTCTACTCGATGCGCAGCCCGGAGATCACCCGCCTCTACCTGCAGGTGCCGCCGGACACCGACCTCGCCGACTGGCCGGACAACCGGATATGGGACGAGCTGGCCACGCGCCTTGCCGCCGATGGCTTCACGCTCAACGAGGGCCCGGTCCTGGAGAAGGGCGTCACGGGGATGCGCAGCTTCGTGGCCGAGCCCATGCGGCACGGGCGGCTCTTCCTCGCGGGCGACGCGGCGCACATCGTGCCGCCCACCGGGGCGAAGGGCATGAACCTCGCCGTCGCCGACGTGCGAGTCCTGGCCGAGGCGCTCACCGCCTACCTCGCAGGCGGCGACGAAGCCGGTCTCGACGCGTACTCCGACACGTGCCTGCGCCGCGTCTGGCGGGCGGAGCACTTCTCGTGGTGGATGACGTCGATGCTGCACAACGCCCCGGACGGGGACCCGTTCACCCGCCGCCTCCAGCTCTCGCAGCTGCACTACACCGTGACGTCGAGAGCCGCGGCCACCAGTCTCGCCGAGAACTACACCGGCCTGCCTCATCGAGCCATGCATGTCTGA
- a CDS encoding IclR family transcriptional regulator, protein MTETVTGRVLRVLAAFTAERPELGLTELSRRANLPLTTTHRLVGELAEWGALERGTDGRYRIGLRLWEVGALAPRGLGLRESAMPFLEDLYEVTRQNVQLAVLDGTEVVYVERISGRGAVNVITRVGGRLPLHATGVGLVLLANAPAELQEQVLAAPLKRYTAKTMCDPGEVRRVLAEVRRTGVAVSDGQIELIALSVAAPVHGPRGDVVAALSVVVPAETSDARSYIPVVRAAARGISRTLGAPEPGPGRGTRGSGKPHSGTARP, encoded by the coding sequence ATGACCGAGACGGTGACGGGACGCGTGCTGCGGGTGCTCGCCGCGTTCACCGCCGAGCGCCCCGAGCTCGGGCTCACCGAGCTCTCCCGGCGCGCGAACCTGCCGCTCACCACCACCCACCGGCTCGTCGGTGAGCTCGCCGAATGGGGAGCCCTCGAACGGGGCACCGACGGGCGCTACCGGATCGGGCTGCGGCTGTGGGAGGTCGGCGCGCTCGCGCCGCGCGGGCTGGGGCTGCGGGAGTCGGCCATGCCGTTCCTCGAGGACCTCTACGAGGTCACCCGGCAGAACGTCCAGCTCGCGGTGCTCGACGGCACCGAGGTCGTGTACGTCGAGCGGATCTCGGGCCGCGGCGCCGTCAACGTGATCACGCGCGTGGGTGGCCGCCTTCCGTTGCACGCCACCGGGGTGGGCCTCGTCCTGCTGGCCAACGCCCCCGCGGAGCTGCAGGAACAGGTGCTCGCCGCACCGCTGAAGCGCTACACCGCCAAGACGATGTGCGACCCGGGGGAGGTCCGGCGCGTGCTCGCCGAGGTCCGGCGCACCGGCGTGGCGGTGAGCGACGGGCAGATCGAGCTGATCGCGCTCTCGGTCGCCGCCCCCGTGCACGGACCCCGCGGGGACGTGGTGGCGGCGCTGTCGGTGGTGGTCCCGGCCGAGACGTCGGACGCGCGCTCGTACATTCCGGTGGTGAGAGCGGCCGCCAGAGGCATCTCGAGGACCCTCGGCGCCCCCGAACCCGGCCCGGGACGGGGTACCCGAGGTTCCGGAAAGCCACATTCCGGAACCGCAAGGCCCTGA
- a CDS encoding acetamidase/formamidase family protein: MDVLEFRPQPDQYAWTFGGVAPTHRITPGTVLKLWTEDAFSGRLQRTTDKPSQVLNMAEVNPQTGPFFVEGAEPGDTLALHIVDLTPARDWAASSTIPFFGALTGTDRTALLNDPLPEQTWIYELDRARGIVRFEAQRSSLSLELPIAPMLGTVGVAPPGREVRSSLVPDTFGGNMDTPEMRAGTTCFLGVNVEGALFSVGDGHYRQGEGESCGTAVEGAMDVTLIVELVKGHAPAWPRLEHDEDYVVVGSARPLEDAWRASQVGMIAWLGELYGLDRLDAYQLLTQISRSPLANVCDTNYSAVTKIEKSLLPAADAFGGMHRHLREQATTLT, encoded by the coding sequence GTGGACGTCCTGGAGTTCCGGCCGCAGCCCGACCAGTACGCGTGGACGTTCGGCGGTGTCGCCCCGACCCACCGGATCACGCCCGGCACGGTCTTGAAGCTCTGGACCGAGGACGCCTTCTCCGGCCGGTTGCAGCGCACGACCGACAAGCCGTCGCAGGTGCTCAACATGGCGGAGGTCAACCCGCAGACGGGGCCGTTCTTCGTCGAGGGGGCGGAGCCGGGCGACACCCTGGCCCTGCACATCGTCGACCTCACCCCGGCCCGGGACTGGGCGGCGTCCAGCACGATCCCGTTCTTCGGCGCGCTCACCGGCACCGACCGCACCGCCCTGCTGAACGACCCGCTCCCCGAGCAGACGTGGATCTACGAGCTGGACCGCGCCCGCGGCATCGTCCGGTTCGAGGCGCAGCGCAGCTCGCTCAGCCTGGAGCTGCCGATCGCGCCGATGCTGGGCACGGTCGGGGTGGCGCCGCCGGGCCGCGAGGTCCGATCGAGCCTCGTGCCCGACACCTTCGGCGGCAACATGGACACCCCGGAGATGCGGGCGGGCACCACCTGCTTCCTCGGCGTGAACGTCGAGGGCGCGCTCTTCTCCGTCGGCGACGGCCACTACCGCCAGGGCGAGGGCGAGAGCTGCGGCACCGCCGTCGAGGGCGCCATGGACGTCACCCTGATCGTCGAGCTCGTCAAGGGACACGCGCCGGCGTGGCCGCGCCTCGAACACGACGAGGACTACGTCGTGGTCGGGTCGGCGCGTCCCCTCGAGGACGCGTGGCGGGCCAGTCAGGTCGGCATGATCGCCTGGCTCGGCGAGCTGTACGGGCTCGACCGGCTCGACGCCTACCAGCTGCTCACCCAGATCAGCCGCTCTCCGCTCGCGAACGTCTGCGACACGAACTACAGCGCCGTCACGAAGATCGAGAAGTCGCTGTTGCCCGCCGCCGACGCCTTCGGCGGCATGCACCGCCACCTGCGCGAGCAGGCCACCACCCTCACCTGA
- a CDS encoding SDR family NAD(P)-dependent oxidoreductase — protein sequence MDLQLAGKVALVTGGTKGIGRAIVEALAAEGARVAFCARTDADVKAAEEALRGAGHDVAGTALDVTDGPGLVDWVAATADRWGGVDVAVANVSAIKAGQDEESWRTEFEVDLMHTVRLVNAALPHLERSDDGNVIAVSSVSGREVDFFAGSYGGIKAALVHYMAGLAHQNAGKVRANSVSPGNVYFDGGVWQNIERNNPEFFAKALALNPTGRMCTDEEVAYAVTMLASPRASFISGTNLVVDGALTRGVQL from the coding sequence GTGGATCTGCAACTTGCCGGGAAGGTCGCCCTCGTCACGGGTGGCACGAAGGGGATCGGGCGGGCGATCGTCGAGGCACTGGCCGCCGAGGGGGCCCGGGTGGCCTTCTGCGCCCGCACCGACGCGGACGTCAAGGCCGCGGAGGAGGCGCTGCGAGGCGCCGGGCACGACGTCGCGGGCACCGCGCTCGACGTCACCGACGGCCCGGGTCTCGTCGACTGGGTGGCGGCGACGGCCGATCGCTGGGGCGGCGTCGATGTCGCGGTCGCCAACGTCAGCGCGATCAAGGCCGGACAGGACGAGGAGAGCTGGCGCACGGAGTTCGAGGTCGACCTCATGCACACCGTGCGGCTGGTCAACGCCGCGCTGCCACATCTGGAACGAAGCGACGACGGCAACGTGATCGCGGTGTCCAGCGTGTCCGGGCGAGAGGTCGACTTCTTCGCAGGTTCGTACGGCGGGATCAAGGCCGCGCTCGTCCACTACATGGCAGGCCTCGCCCACCAGAACGCGGGCAAGGTGCGGGCCAACTCCGTCTCCCCGGGCAACGTCTACTTCGACGGCGGCGTGTGGCAGAACATCGAACGCAACAACCCGGAGTTCTTCGCGAAGGCGCTCGCGCTCAACCCGACGGGCCGCATGTGCACCGACGAGGAGGTCGCGTACGCGGTCACGATGCTCGCGAGCCCACGCGCGTCGTTCATCAGCGGCACCAACCTCGTGGTCGACGGTGCCCTGACCAGAGGAGTGCAGTTGTAG
- a CDS encoding epoxide hydrolase family protein has protein sequence MREFRIEVPESDLDDLRERLARTRWPDPATAEGWTQGVPLDYARELCGYWGRSYDWRRCEAELNALPQFRTGLDGGGDDTVEVHLLHVRSRHRGALPLLLTHGWPGSIVEFLDIVAALTDPPDPADAFHLVIPSLPGYGFSGKPTVPGWGVERIATAWAQLMDRLGYDRYAAHGGDWGAGIASALGTGAPENLVGIHLTMPLAAPPPDDEAKPLTEAERKGLAARKTFMKVGAGYSHEQSTRPQTLGYGLADSPTGQCMWIVEKFWDWTDCAGHPENVISRDRLLDNVMLYWLPDAGASSARLYWESYKRRRMDEVPVPTGVTLFPQELVRLPRHWIERRYTDLRHWSEPTVGGHFAALEQPDVLVDELRTFFRKLR, from the coding sequence GTGCGGGAATTCCGCATCGAGGTACCCGAGTCCGACCTGGACGACCTGCGCGAGCGCCTCGCCCGCACCCGATGGCCCGACCCCGCGACGGCGGAGGGGTGGACGCAGGGCGTGCCGCTGGACTACGCCCGCGAGCTGTGCGGCTACTGGGGCCGCAGCTACGACTGGCGGCGCTGCGAGGCCGAGCTCAACGCACTCCCCCAGTTCCGCACCGGTTTGGACGGCGGGGGCGACGACACCGTCGAGGTGCACCTGCTGCACGTCCGGTCCCGGCATCGGGGAGCGTTGCCACTGCTGCTCACCCACGGCTGGCCGGGGTCGATCGTGGAGTTCCTGGACATCGTCGCGGCGCTCACCGATCCGCCGGACCCGGCCGACGCGTTCCACCTCGTGATCCCGTCGCTGCCCGGCTACGGGTTCAGCGGCAAGCCGACCGTTCCCGGATGGGGCGTGGAGCGGATCGCCACCGCGTGGGCCCAGCTCATGGACCGGCTCGGCTACGACCGGTACGCGGCGCACGGCGGCGACTGGGGGGCGGGGATCGCCTCCGCGCTGGGCACCGGGGCCCCCGAGAACCTCGTCGGCATCCACCTCACGATGCCGCTGGCCGCGCCTCCGCCGGACGACGAGGCGAAGCCCCTCACCGAGGCCGAGCGGAAGGGCCTCGCCGCCCGCAAGACGTTCATGAAGGTGGGGGCCGGCTACTCGCACGAGCAGTCGACCCGGCCCCAGACGCTCGGTTACGGCCTCGCCGACTCTCCCACCGGGCAGTGCATGTGGATCGTCGAGAAGTTCTGGGACTGGACCGACTGCGCGGGCCACCCGGAGAACGTCATCTCCCGCGACCGCCTGCTCGACAACGTGATGCTCTACTGGCTCCCCGACGCAGGCGCGTCGTCGGCCCGCCTGTACTGGGAGAGCTACAAACGCAGGCGGATGGACGAGGTGCCCGTGCCCACCGGGGTCACGCTCTTCCCGCAGGAGCTGGTGCGGCTGCCGCGACACTGGATCGAGCGGCGCTACACCGACCTGCGCCACTGGAGCGAGCCCACGGTCGGCGGCCACTTCGCGGCTCTGGAGCAGCCGGACGTCCTGGTCGACGAGCTGCGCACCTTCTTCCGCAAGCTGCGCTGA
- a CDS encoding PadR family transcriptional regulator, translated as MPPARRVISNPLALAVLAYLAERPMHPYELGKLFTARKQQESIRYRHSSLYMVIEQLQRAAFVVPVETQRDSRRPERTIYALTDAGRAELRDWMRELVATPVKEYRQFEAALSLIVVLPPSTVRELLGERLDALSAEADRIRAHIEASEVDPLFLVEHEYRLALVDAEREFVRGLVVRIETAEQTGFGRFWREFHAKPQNV; from the coding sequence ATGCCGCCCGCGCGACGTGTGATCAGCAACCCGCTCGCCCTCGCGGTGCTCGCCTATCTCGCCGAGCGCCCGATGCACCCCTACGAGCTGGGGAAGCTGTTCACCGCGCGCAAGCAGCAGGAGAGCATCCGCTACCGGCACAGCTCGCTCTACATGGTGATCGAGCAGCTCCAGCGGGCCGCTTTCGTCGTCCCGGTCGAGACCCAGCGCGACTCCCGCCGCCCGGAGCGCACGATCTACGCGCTCACCGACGCGGGTCGCGCCGAGCTGCGGGACTGGATGCGGGAGCTCGTCGCCACGCCGGTCAAGGAGTACCGGCAGTTCGAGGCCGCGCTCTCGTTGATCGTCGTCCTGCCCCCTTCCACCGTGCGGGAGCTGCTCGGTGAGCGCCTCGACGCGCTGAGCGCGGAGGCCGACCGGATCCGAGCGCACATCGAGGCGTCCGAGGTCGACCCGCTCTTCCTCGTCGAGCACGAGTACCGGTTGGCGCTCGTGGATGCCGAACGTGAATTCGTCCGCGGGCTCGTCGTCCGCATCGAGACGGCTGAGCAGACCGGGTTCGGGCGGTTCTGGCGCGAGTTCCACGCAAAGCCCCAGAACGTCTGA